The proteins below come from a single Erythrobacter sp. SG61-1L genomic window:
- the nirD gene encoding nitrite reductase small subunit NirD, whose amino-acid sequence MIGKWLDIGPVTQIEPGTARTLPVDGGEEIAVFRTMTGDCYALVNKCPHKQGPLSQGIVHGAVVTCPLHNWNISLKTGEALGDDKGCVPTIPLKVDAGRMFLLREAVMGHASGAKAA is encoded by the coding sequence ATGATCGGAAAATGGCTGGATATCGGCCCGGTCACCCAGATCGAGCCCGGCACCGCCCGCACTCTGCCGGTGGATGGCGGCGAGGAGATCGCGGTGTTCCGCACCATGACGGGCGATTGTTACGCTCTGGTCAACAAGTGCCCGCACAAACAGGGGCCGCTCAGCCAGGGCATCGTCCATGGCGCGGTGGTGACCTGTCCCCTCCATAATTGGAATATCTCGCTCAAGACGGGGGAAGCACTGGGGGACGACAAGGGCTGCGTGCCCACCATCCCGTTGAAAGTCGATGCGGGGCGGATGTTCCTGCTGCGCGAGGCCGTAATGGGACATGCCTCCGGGGCGAAGGCGGCCTGA